The Oceanispirochaeta sp. M1 genomic interval TATAAGCGGAGTCGTCCATACTCTTCAGAATGCGGGATACGAGATGGTTCCAACTGTCTGTGCCAGGGCCGTACCCAATGGAGTCGTATCAAAGGATCTCTATCTGGAACTGAAAGAGGAAATACTGAAGAGAGCCCGTGCCGCTGTTGCGGAAGCTCCCATTGATGCTCTTTGTCTCTCTCTTCATGGATCAATGAGAATTGAAGAGATAGGTGAGGCCGAAGGTGATCTTCTGGAGGCTCTCAGAGAGATCTTTCCGGATCAGCCTCTTTTCTCCTCTCTTGATATGCATACAACCTTTTCAAAAAGAATGCATGACTGTGCCGATGGCTATGTAGGTTATAAATGTGCCCCCCATATAGACTGTTATGAGACAGGAGAACATGCAGCGCGCCTGACAATCGCTGCTCTTGAGGAGGGTGTTAAAACATCTTCCGCCTGGGTAAAGATTCCTTTTCTGGTGGCAGGTGAAAAATCCGAAACCACCACTGAACCTATGAAGACCCTGATCTCCGCTCTCCGGGAGAGTGAGAAGAAGGAGAAGGTTCTGGCCGCAAACTATCTGATGGGATTCCCCTGGGCGGACAGCGCGGACAGCGGTGTTTCAGTTCTGGTTATTACAGATAATGATAAGAGCCTGGCAAAAAAAGAGGCAGCAAGACTGGCAGATCTTTTCTGGTCTTATAGAGATGAATTCAGTTTTCATACAGAGACATACTCCATGGAGGAGTCCCTGGTAACAGCGTTTAAAGCTGTGGACGAGGGGCCGACTCCTATCTATATATCTGATTCCGGGGACAATCCAACCGCCGGTTCTTCAGGGGATTGCACGAATTTCCTTAAGCTGATCACTTCTAATAAGAAAACAGGGCTCCTGGATCATCCCATAATATATGGCGGTTTTTTTGATCCTGATTCTGTTGAAAAGTGTAGAAAGATGGTAGGCATGACAATTGAACTGAATGTAGGTGCCGCCTTTGATACGGTAACCACTTCACCCCTTAAACTCAGTGGAAAGGTTAAGTCATTTATTAACGAATGGGGTGTCTACAAGAGTGATCTTGCACTGTTTTCAACGGGTGGTGTAGATATTGTCCTTACATCAAAACATATCGGATTTGTAGATCCCGCGATGTTCCGTGATCTTGGTGATGATCCCGCAAATGCACAGATTGTTGTGTGTAAGCTGGGTTATCTGACGGCGGCACAGCGGACTGTTTCAAAGCGTTCCATTATGGCCCTGTCCGAGGGGAGCAGCAATGAAGATCTGAACGGACTGCCCTATAAACTGGTTCCCAGACCGATCTTTCCCCTGGATAGTGATTTTGAGTATAAGGCTGCTGATAATCTTTATCTGAAATAGAACTCTATACATCAATCCGGGGAGCATTCTCCCCGGCATCAACCATCCTTCGGATTAAAATCTCAGAAAGCTCCTCTCTGACACCCTTGTGTTCTGTAGAGTCTGCAAGATTATTCAGTTCATGAGGGTCTTTCTCCAGGTCATAAAGAAAATCTGATTCATATGACTCTGAGGAACTCAGCTTCCACCCGTTCTTCTTTGGAGCTTTTACAGAGTATTTCCATTTCGAGGTTCTGATTCCCCGTCCGACCTGGGATTCACTGATCTGATAAAATACTTCTTCCGGCCATGGCTTTTCTGATTTTGCACTGTTTGTCAGTTCAGAGAGAGGACGCCCTGCCATATGACCAGGGACTTTCCGGCCTGCTGCATTCAGCAGGGTAGGGGGCAGATCAATAAGGCTGACAAGTTCATCCATCCTTTTCCCACCCTTAAATCCGGGCCCCATAATTACTAAAGGGATATGGATGCTGGCATCATGGCATGAGCGTTTGTATTCACTATTTCTGGTTTTAAAATGGGAGCCGTGATCACTGGTATACACAATAAGAGTGTCCTCTGACATTCCCAGTTCATTGAGTCTTGATCTGATTCTTCCAAGGTTTTCATCCAGACTGTTGATGCATCCCAGGTAGTCGGGGTAGGAGCGTTTCCAGTTTCCTCTTTTTCCAGCCAGATCATCTGGAATATTGAAGTCCTTAAATCGTTTTTTTGAACCCTTTGGTCCCTCATAGGAGAATCTGTCATTCTGGTGATGGGGCTCAATATAGGAGAGAAACAGTATAAAGGGATTCTCTTCATTCTTTTGGCTGTCCAGATATTCCAGAGCCCAGTCAGTCTGTGTATCGACCCTGTATCGGCCCTTTGGAAATATCTTTTTATTTCCCTGAGTATCAAACATATGTCCGCCATATCCCCTTGAGGTGAATTCCAGCACATCCGAAGCTATCCAGTGCTGGTCCCAGCCTCCCCGGAGTTCAGGGGGGACAGCCTTTTTTTCATAGTGCAGCCCTTCTTTATCATCTGAAGCCAAATGCCACTTTCCGATATAAGCTGTGTTATACCCTTCTTCACTGAAGTGGTGGGCAATCGTTTTTTCATTTGAGGGAAGTCGGATACCATTGCGGTAGCATCCCAGTTCTGTGGCCCATTTTCCTGTCTGAAGGCAGGCTCTGGCAGGGCCGCATACAGGCTGGCATGTAAAGGCATTTTCAAAAAGAACCCCCTCTGATGCCATTTGATCCAGATGAGGTGTTATGGGATCTTTCTGACCGTAACAGCCGCATGTATCCCAGCGCTGCTGGTCTACAAAAAAGAAGACAATGTTGGGTTTCTTGTTCATTTTTCTACCAGAAATTCCTGAAATGATTTTCCATGCTGATCACGCAGATCAACTTTGAGGGAGGCTGCATCAGCATCTACCCGTACCACCACAAAATTTTCAGTCCCCTCAATATGACCACCCCCGATTATTAAGGAAAAGGAAACTTCATCATTTGGTTCATGTATCTTCCAGCGATGAGTGTGGCCGCTGAGCATGAGATCCAGATTTCCATCACTCAGTATTGACGTCCAGGTATTCTGGTACCCGAGATTCTCAGCTTTGTATTCACCTTCTTCCTCATCCAGAGCAAACTGATTCAGCGGGATATGGGAGAACGCAATTCTCCAGGAGGCATCCTGCCACTCTTTTCTCTGTACTGTCTCTTTAAGCCAGAGGGTCTCCTCTTTTCTGTACTCATCAAAGGCCACCATGCCGCTGTACTCTTTATGATGGTCTTCCTTATCCTCTCCCGAATCAATGGCCAGCATCGCGACCGGGCCATGGGCAAATGAGAAGTAGTATTTATCCTCAGGCAGGGCAATGTAGTCTCTTAAGCTTCTTGCCAGAATCCCTCTTGTTTCATGGTTTCCACGTATAAAGATAAAAGGAGTTTCTGAGGCAAAGTGTTTGCTTACAGGCTTTATCAGGCTGTTTATCAGCTGTCTTTCTCCATTGAGATCGTTGAAGTAATCACCATTGAGTACTACAAAATCGACAGGATCAGTCTTGAGCTCCTCAGCTATATCCCCCCAGTATTCATGACGTTCATGAAGGTCATTGATAACAAGGAATGATATGTTCTCTGCTCTCCTGTTGAGAGTCCGGAATTTAAAGTCTTCACTGACAACAGTCTTTCCAAAGAGAACACTGTAAGGAAAAAACTTCTTAATTTCTTTTGAGACAACTCTGTAGGGATATTCCTTCCCCGATTCCAATCCAGTGAGTTCCACCTTCTGGATCTTCTCATTCATATCAATGAGACCATCATGCTGAGGGTAGGCTTTATATTCAAAGTCATCACCGTATTCAACCCAGGATATTGCCTGATGGTTTGTTGTCCACATAACCGTGATGGAGTTTTCAGAGGGAATCTGCAGGTAGGGGCCGGCAGTTATTTTTATTGAACCCGGTTTTGATGCAATTATCAGTACTAAAAGAACTGTGGCTGCCAGCACTGTTTTTCTGATTTTTTGATTTTGCCAGAAGGAGAAGCGGGGGAGGAGCAGAATAACAAGAAGCAGATAAAGACCAGCTATAATTTCAGGGAGATTATTGAGGAAGTTTATCAATATGATCGACTGTTCACGGCCTAGTTCGGAGAGAAGAAGAGTTGTCATTCCAATCCAGATAATCAGGGTCAGGGGAATCGTTATACGAGTTGCAAGTTTCAGAGTCTTCTCTTCATTTCCTCTGTTCTTCATGGTTTTACTGAAAGAGCTGAAATGAAACAGCATAAGTGCCGAACTCATGATGATAACGATGATCACCCAGTTGAATTCAATTCCAAGAGCCCATGTCAGAAAACTATTTGTATCTGACCAGAAAGGCCTTATCAGGAAGAGCAGAGCCAGAAAGGCTGCGAAATAGAGGGTTGAAAAGGCGGATAATCCCAGCCATATTTTATTTTTGGTTACAGGGTTCATAAAGATATCCTTATTGTCATTTGTAATTAGTGATAGATATGCTATCAGTTATGATAGTAACATGACAAGTCAATATTCTGCAAATTAGTTTATGCAGTCTGTTTTTAACTTTTTCTGGAAGAATCCCTGAATCCATGATTGAATAGAGGTACATTATTAAATGATATCTGGGAGTTCCTCCATGCCTGTCTTGATTCTGCTGTTCATTCCTGCGCTTCTAATCCTGTTTTTTGCTTCCATTTTTCTGTTTTATCCACACTTGAATTATTCTAAAATGCCCGTGGCCAAGGGTGCTCAGGGAGATCAGTTTGAAGTAAGAAGTTTAAACGGAATACCATATCTGCTTACAAACAACCTTCCATATTCCACACATTTTGAAGAGAGCAGGAGAGCCAGACAGTCTCTGGCTGGAGAGTGGATGTTTCGAACTGATCCGGAAAACAGGGGGCTTAAGGAGTGCTGGTTCACATCCGAGAAGCCTGATGGCGAATCATCAGACTGGGAGCAGACTGCTGTTCCTTCTGTATTTAATGCGGCTTCTGGAGAGAGAACCAGCTATGCAGGTTTCTGCTGGTATAGGAAAATATTTAAAAGAGACTCCGTTCCTGAAGGCTTTTGGTCCCGGCTCTGTTTTGAGGGAGTTCTTCTTCGCTCGGAAGTCTATTTGAATGGACATAAACTATGCGAGAGGGAAGGGGGATATACTCCCTTCTTTCTGAATGCTTCTGATCATCTGAAGGTTGATGAGGACAATGTACTGGTTCTCCGGGTAGATAACCGTTCAAACTGGGAATCCATTCCCCCTCTGGCCAGAAAGGAGCATAATCCAGGCTGGCATATGTATGGCGGAATTTATCGTGATGTCTACTTTGAGACTGTTCCGGAAAACTATATCTTCAAGGCTGTTGCCCGTACTTTAAGTGATGGAGATAAAACTGTATTGGGGCTGGATGTCCTGGTGCATGCTCCCGACTCTACCTGCCGTATTGATGTAAGTCTTATAGATCCTGAAGGAAACAGCTGCGGGGGAACTCTCTTAAATGCTGAATTAGATAGTATCGATCAGGGTAAGTTATCTTCAGGAGGAGCTGTTCGAGGGGGACATTGTGACCTTATTCTGGACAATCCCCTATTCTGGAATCCGGGAGACCCGGCCCTGTACACAGTGCTTATAGAGACTGCCAGCGCTGGTCATTCTGACAGGGTTTCATTTAAAACAGGACTTAAATCTATTGAGATCGAAAATGAGAAGATACTGTTTAATGGTGAGTCACTTTTTTTAAAAGGCATCAGCAAGCATGAAGATGATCCTGAACTGGGAAGCAGCCAGACCGAAGAGAGTCTCAATCGTGATCTGGGACTTGTAGAAGAGCTTGGGGCCAACTATATAAGAACCGCCCATTATCCCCATGATGTAAGGGAAATGCTCAGTATACGGGATAGGGGATTGCTCTGCAGTGAAGAGATTCCCATGTATCAGACAGGGACAGGTTTTACAGCATGGTTTGAAGAAAAACAGTCCATCCTCCGTTTTCCGGCAAAAGTTTTCGGTATGCATCAGATGAATTATCGTCCCCTTCTGCAGAACGCACAAAAGCAGCTTATCGAGATGATAGAGCGGGATATCAATAACCCGGCCATTCTTTTCTGGAGTGCAGGGAATGAGTGCTACACTCTCTTTAAAAATGGTGGACGGGTCTTCGGCTGGTTACGTTCCGTGGCTAAGGCCTTTGATCCTTCAAGACCTGTTTCCATGGCCGAACTGACCTATGATATTCCCTTCTTTGATAATAACAGAAGGACCGGCGACCATATGGATATCATCTCCATCAATGCCTATTACGGCTGGTACTATGGAAAGCATACAGATATAGGCAGCCATCTGGACAAACTCCACTCATTGTTTCCTGATAAGCCCATTATCATGTCTGAGTTCGGTGCAGCTGCTGCTCCGGGACGCAGTGAGGCTGATGGAGTCTGGAAGGCTGACCGTGTTGCCTGGGGTAAGACTTACTCTGAAGAATATCAGGGAGAGCTTATTGAATCTTATCTGAAACAGATCATAGAGAGACCTTTTGTCAGGGGGCTCTCTCCCTGGGTACTTTCAGATTTTTATAATACATGGTTTCCTGAAAATCCAGTTCCCAATTACAATCTCAAGGGTATTACTTCAAAAGAAAGGAAGCCGAAGAGGGCTTTTCATTTTTTGAAAGATGCCTATTCCCGAATAAAATAGGCAGATCTTAAGTTCTTTATTTTGAATTGCGAGTAGTTACTCGCAATATTCCTTGACAGATCGCATTTCAGGGGGTTATATGGATATAGTGAGACATATGTCTCACTATAAGACATCTGTATCAGGAAAAGACATGAGTACCATTGAGTTCAGGGAAAAGGAAAGAGAAGAAAACAAAGATAAACGCCAAAATATAATTCTGATGGCAGGGATGGACCTTTTCCTGGAACAGGGACTGGCAGAGGTAAATATGAAGGATGTTGCCAGGAAGGCCGCTGTAAGCCGGGCAACCCTTTACCGCTACTATTCTTCCAAGGAAGATCTTGCTCTTGCCATCGAACATCATCTGTATCTGGATGTTCTGGTTCCGAAATTCAGTCCCGGGATTCTGAGCTTTTCAGGAAACGGATATGAAAAAATTGAAAACTACCTTATGACCTTTATAGGGATTATAGAGATGCATCCTGAAATTTTCAAACTCTCCGGCGCCATGGATCACTATTTCAATTACAGACAGAGACCCGAAGATGTAGCCCGGAAAATGAAGACCATATTTCAGGATGATCCCACAGTGGAGTTTTTGAAGTCTGCACTCCAGGAGGGCATGGATGATGGAAGTCTGCAACCGGGGCTGAACCTGAGGCTCACAGCCTATACTATCGACCAGACTATAATCAGCCTGGGTCAGCGGATCGCCTCCCGTAAGGAAGAGATGACTTTTGAGTTTAACCTGGAATCCCCCGAGGATATGGTAATGGTTTTTGCCAGGACAATGCTGGCAGGACTGAAGAAGGACTCTCTCTGATGCCTGATAAACCTGCATCCGTAAATCTGCTGTTCAAGACACATCTTGATCTTGGTTTTACGGCTTCCGCTTCAAAGGTGCTGGACCAGTATATGATGCATTTTATTCCCCGGGCGGTAGAGACCTCCCATCGACTGAGATCATCCGGTGGGCCCCAGCGGATGATCTGGACTACCGGGTCCTGGCTGATAAAGCAGTATCTGGAGCAGTCAGACTCTGCAGGGAGACGCCTGATGGAGCAGGCCGTTCTGGAGGGAGATATCTCCTGGCATGCTCTGCCTTTTACAACACACTCAGAACTGATGGATGAGAATCTGTTCCGCTACGGACTCAGTATCAGCAGAGACCTTGATAGGCGCTTCGGTAGAAAAACCATTGCCGCCAAGATGACAGATGTCCCGGGTCACAGCATCGCAATGGTCCCGCTCCTCGCCGAGTCAGGGATCAGGATGCTCCATGTCGGAGTGAATGCCGCATCCTCCCCACCGGATGTCCCATCCCGCTTTATCTGGCGTCATAGAGATGGTTCTGAAATCATTGTTCTTTATGACAAGGATGATTACGGTGGTGATATATTGCTGGGTGATCAGCTTTTCAAGTTTATTCATACCCATGATAACCTTGGTCCCAGTTCCTTCAGGGGCGTTCAGAGAGCGTGGCGTAGAGCTGCCTCAATATATGGCTGTGATGTGAAGGCCGCGGATCTTAATAATATGGCTTCTGCAGCTCTTCTGCTGAAGGATGAGCTGCCGGTGGTTGAACAGGAGATCGGTGACAGCTGGATTCATGGTGCTGGAAGCGATCCATATAAACTCTCGGCCTTCAGGGCATTCTCAAGAACTGTGGGGAAGATGGTGGATAAGAGAGTTGTACCTGATACTGTGATGGATGAGCTTCTCTGTATCCCTGAACATACCTGGGGGCTTGATGAGAAAGCTGCTCTTGCAGACTACTTTCACTACAGTCCGAAAGCGCTGATCTCCTTAAGACGCAGTTCAAAGTGCCGTCGCCTTGAGAATTCCTGGAAGGAACAGCGCTCCTATCTGGAAAATGCAGTGAATGCTGCTACTCCGGCCCTTGCAGAATTACTCACTCAGGATCTGAATGCTCTCAAACCTGAACGTCCAAATCTCGAAGGATACCTGGACTGTAAGCATCAATCCCTGAGTACAGAGCTTTTTGATCTGGATTTTGACAAACAAAGCGGCGCAATCTCATTTCTAAAGGATAAAGAAACCGGGCGGGTATATTGCAGTAAGGAGAAAAGACTGGGGCTTTTCTGTTATGAAACTTTCAACTCTTCGGATTACCGCCGCTTTTTAAGACAGTACCTGAAAAATCTGAAAAAACACTGGATCTGGGCTATTCCGGATTTTACTAAACCCGGCATGTTTTTGGCAGGGCCAAAGAAGATTAAAGAACATCCCCGCCTTCAGAGAATCCTGAGAAGGGAAGATTCATTTCTGCTGCAGCTTTCCATGTCTGATGCGGCTGTTCTCGGCTATGGAGCCCCGAAAGAGCTCTGGCTCAGGTATGACTTTTTGAAAGCAGATCCTTCCATCGGGATTACTCTTCATTGCCTTGATAAGAGAGCCTGCCGCCTTCCCGAGGCTTCATGGTTCTCATTTTCCTTTGATAATACAGAAGCCCTGGGCTGGCTGATGGACAAAATGGGTTCTTCTCTCTCTCCTCTTGATGTTGTGTCACGAGGAGGACGGGGGCTTCACGGGGTTTGCCGTGGAGTGGAGTTCAGAGGGAAAGAATACTCTCTGAATCTGGAGACTCTTGATGCCGCATTGACAGCCTTTGACAAACCCTCGCTGCTGGATTTTCATAACAGAATTCCAGACCCGGCAAAGGGAGTCCATTTTAATTTGCATAACAATGTATGGGGAACTAATTTTCCCATGTGGTATGAAGAGGACAGCCTCTACCGTTTCATACTCAATTTTCAAAATGAAAACAAAATCATTGCCTGTCAGAACGCAGAGGACGGATTGCAGGCCCCTGGAGAAAAAAGACTATGAGTCAGACAATTGAAAAGCTGCCCACATGGAAGATGATCATGTTCGGTATGGGCCAGATGGGCTGGTCCCTTGGAGGCTTCTCTGTAGGAGCCCTCATCAACTATTTTTATATGCCCCCGGAAACAGGGGGTGATGTTTTTCCTGCCCTTATCAATCAGGGTGCGGTTATCCTTTTTCTTACAGTTATCGGTTTATCTAATTTTGCAGGAAGAATTTTTGATGCTGTAACAGACCCTCTTATTGCCAATATGTCGGATCGTTCCCGCTTCAAATTCGGTAGACGGAGAACCTTTATGGCTATTGCTATTCTCCCTCTATCCTTCCTGTCGTATCTGGTATTCACTCCGCCGGTTCCTCATGAATCAGCTCTGAATTCAGTTTGGGTTTTTACAGTAATTATTCTTTTTTATCTGTTTATGACTATGTATGTAATCCCCTATGGTGCATTGATTCCTGAAATCGGCCATACATCAAAGGAGCGGATGCTCCTCAGTACAATCACCTCGGTGGCCTGGGCCATGGGATTCTTTATCGGGAATTCTGTTTATGTATTGAAAGGTGTCTTTGAAGGGATGGGTTATTCTCCTGTAACATCTTTCAGGATTGTTGTTGCCATGTTCTCTGTTATAGGATTCATTGCCATGCTGATGCCCATCATCTTTATTGATGAGGATCGCTACTGCAGGAAAAACAGATCCAACGATGGTGCTGTGAAAGCTCTCTTAACCTCATTACAAAATATTGATTTCAGATCACTTCTGGGCTGTCAGTTTTTCTATCAGCTTGGTAATGTCTTTCTGGAGATCGGGATTATTTACTATGTGACCATACTGATGAAACTTCCCGAAGAGCAGGCTTTTACCCTTATGGCTGCGATGTTTATTCTGAGCTTTGCCTACTATCCAATGGTTGTTAAGACCACAGGCAGGATCGGTAAGAAGAAGCTCCTGAATTTCGGCTTTGCTGTACATGCGCTTGTGTTTGCCCTGATCCCCTTTTCAGGCCTGGTACCGGGTGTTTCCTCTGCTGTATGGGGATGGACCATTATTCTCCTTGAGAGTATTCCTGTGGCCATATTCGGTATTGTTCCTACGGCATTATTAGCTGATATCGCTAAATCTGATGGAAATCGAACGGGGAGTCACAATGAGGCAATCTTTTTTGGGGCCAACAGCTTTGCCATCAAACTGGCAATGTCTGTTACCAATCTGATCTTTCCCTCTATTCTTCTTCTGGGAAGAAGTATTGATAATCCCCTGGGAGTTCGTCTCACAGCTGTAATCGCCTTTGTTTTTACACTCCTGGGTTATTTTGCTTTTAGAGGGTATCAGCAGGATAGAGTTGATCAGTATCTGGATGAAGAACTCTTACCTGCTTTAGTTACGGTCTGAGTCGGGAGATAAAATAATGCATAAATTTTTGAAAGGTATAGCCTATTTTCTTGGTGGGCTTCTTGTCATTGCTCTGGCACTTGGAATCTATCTCATTATTCCCCGTAAGGGAGTCACATCTACGGAGCTTTGGAATCATAAGGAAGCCTATAATCCCGGTGATATAGCATCTCTTTCCATGGAAGAGGGTGAGGATTTCAAGATCCTTGTGATGGCGGATATTCAGCTGGAGTCAAATCCTGTAAAAGACAGACAGGCCCTGAAGCTGATAAGGGATATGGTTGAAAAAACTGAACCGGATTTCATCATGACTGTAGGGGATAACACAACATCAATCTTCAGTGATAACAGAGCTAAATTGGTTATTAAGACTCTCAGCAGTTTTGGTATCCCCTGGGGTGTTGTTCTTGGAAATCATGATGGAGAAGGACGTGGCGACAGAGCATGGCATGGAAACCGCTATGAAGAAGCTGATAACTCTCTTTTTAAATCAGGACCATCCAATATCCATGGAGTTGGTAATTACGGTGTAAATATTAAAAGTCCTGATGGAGATATTATCTATTCACTCCTTATGATGGATTCAAACCGCTATAGGGAATATCCTGATGGGAAAGATTATGATTTTATCTATTTTGATCAGATCCAGTGGTATGAATGGATGGTAAATGGTGTTGAGAAATCACAGGGAAATCCCGTTCCCTGTATAGCCTTCTTTCATATCCCCCTGCCCGAATTCGGTCTAGCTGTAGAAGCCTTTAACGAGGGGAGTCTTGATGAGGGAAGCTTTGGAGGAGTTCGTGAGGGAGTCTTCTGTCCCCCCGTAAATTCCGGACTTTTTGACTCAATGAAGGAGCTTGGAAGCACTACCCACATCTTTAACGGACATGATCATGTTAATAGCCTCTCTGTTGACTGGGAAGGAATCAGGATGACCTATGCCCTGAAAACAGGTCCTGCCAGTTATAGTGATAAAGACCTTCAGGGTGGAACTGTCGTTACTATTCAGAGGGGGAACCATAATATTGAAGTAAAACATATAGATATGTCTAAAGGATAATTATATATCGATAAAAGATTATAGACAAAACCCTCTTATTTTGCTAATATAAATTTGATTTCAAATAAGAGGCCGACTATGGAAAAAAAGAAAATCACTATCTGCATGGGCAGCTCCTGTTTCTCAAGGGGTAATAAGGACAATCTTAAAATTATTCAGGACTATCTTAAGGAGAACGACTCAGTAGATGTTCTCCTTAAAGGTGCTCTCTGTCAGGAAAAATGCAGTCAGGGACCGGTCCTCTATCTTGGTGACACTCTACACAGCTCTGTTGACCCGGATCATCTGCCGGATCTGCTGAACAGCTATATCAATAATTGTGAGGGGGCTGAAACCTGATGAAGCTCAATCCCATATATACCGAAATAACCGAATGTCAGGATTGTTATAAATGCATCCGCCACTGTCCTGTTAAATCAATTAAAGTTGAAGACGGACATGCAAAAATCATGGAAGAGGACTGTATTCTCTGTGGAAGCTGTTACCTGGCCTGTCCCGTAGGTGCCAAGAAGATCCGTAACGATCTGCCCAGAGCTCAGAAAGCTGTTAAGGAGAGTGATAATGTTATTCTCTCCATAGCGCCCTCTTTTGTGGGTGAGATGCCTGGAATTACCCCTCAAAAAATGATACATGCTGCAAAGATGCTGGGATTCAGCGCTGTTTCTGAAACAGCGCTTGGAGCACAGGAAGTAACCAGGCATACAACCCAGGTTCTTGGATCTGCAGATAAGGGAATTTTTATCTCATCCGCCTGTCCCACTATGGTTGAGTATATACGGAAGTATAAGGCTGAATACTCTCATCATGTGAATGATCATCTATCTCCTTTACTGACTCACTGCAGTATGCTCAAGGATCTGTACGGTGAAGACTGTTCCATCATTTTTGCCGGGCCCTGTATCTCGAAAAAACGGGAAGCCGACCTGAGGGAGGATCTTCTCCATACAGCAATCAGTTTTGACGATTTAAGGATCTGGTTTAAACAGGAGGGGATAGATCTTGAATCCCTTACTCCTGATGTTGATGACAGCTTTGTTCCCCACTCTTCCTATGATGGTGCCAGCTATCCCATAGAGGGTGGAATGCTTCAAAGCCTGAGGAAGCAGCAGGTTCCCATAGAAGACAGACAGATGCTGAGCTTTTCCAATATTCATAACATGGATTCAGTCTTGGGTGATCTTGAACTTCTGGGTCAGGACTCTCCGGTCTTTCTTGAATTACTTGCCTGTGAAGGGGGTTGTATCAACGGACCTTCCTGCATCAGTAAAGCCGGTACGGCGGTCAAGAAAAAACAGCTAGCCGATTATGCGGACAGCAGAAAACTTGTAATCCCTGAATATAAGCCCTGCATCAATATTGACTTTATACGGAACATTGAGGAATCAGTCTCGGTTTCCTTTGATGAAAATGAGATAGGGAATGCTCTCCGCCGAATTGGAAAATATGAGAGTGCCGATGAAAAGAACTGCGGAGCCTGTGGCTATTCAACCTGTCGTGAGTATGCAGAAGCATGTCTGAATAATCGTGCCGAGCCGGATATGTGTGTAAGTTATCTCAAGACCCTTTCGGAGAAGAAAGCAGATGCTCTGATCAAGGCCATGCC includes:
- a CDS encoding DUF5054 domain-containing protein, whose product is MPDKPASVNLLFKTHLDLGFTASASKVLDQYMMHFIPRAVETSHRLRSSGGPQRMIWTTGSWLIKQYLEQSDSAGRRLMEQAVLEGDISWHALPFTTHSELMDENLFRYGLSISRDLDRRFGRKTIAAKMTDVPGHSIAMVPLLAESGIRMLHVGVNAASSPPDVPSRFIWRHRDGSEIIVLYDKDDYGGDILLGDQLFKFIHTHDNLGPSSFRGVQRAWRRAASIYGCDVKAADLNNMASAALLLKDELPVVEQEIGDSWIHGAGSDPYKLSAFRAFSRTVGKMVDKRVVPDTVMDELLCIPEHTWGLDEKAALADYFHYSPKALISLRRSSKCRRLENSWKEQRSYLENAVNAATPALAELLTQDLNALKPERPNLEGYLDCKHQSLSTELFDLDFDKQSGAISFLKDKETGRVYCSKEKRLGLFCYETFNSSDYRRFLRQYLKNLKKHWIWAIPDFTKPGMFLAGPKKIKEHPRLQRILRREDSFLLQLSMSDAAVLGYGAPKELWLRYDFLKADPSIGITLHCLDKRACRLPEASWFSFSFDNTEALGWLMDKMGSSLSPLDVVSRGGRGLHGVCRGVEFRGKEYSLNLETLDAALTAFDKPSLLDFHNRIPDPAKGVHFNLHNNVWGTNFPMWYEEDSLYRFILNFQNENKIIACQNAEDGLQAPGEKRL
- a CDS encoding MFS transporter; translation: MSQTIEKLPTWKMIMFGMGQMGWSLGGFSVGALINYFYMPPETGGDVFPALINQGAVILFLTVIGLSNFAGRIFDAVTDPLIANMSDRSRFKFGRRRTFMAIAILPLSFLSYLVFTPPVPHESALNSVWVFTVIILFYLFMTMYVIPYGALIPEIGHTSKERMLLSTITSVAWAMGFFIGNSVYVLKGVFEGMGYSPVTSFRIVVAMFSVIGFIAMLMPIIFIDEDRYCRKNRSNDGAVKALLTSLQNIDFRSLLGCQFFYQLGNVFLEIGIIYYVTILMKLPEEQAFTLMAAMFILSFAYYPMVVKTTGRIGKKKLLNFGFAVHALVFALIPFSGLVPGVSSAVWGWTIILLESIPVAIFGIVPTALLADIAKSDGNRTGSHNEAIFFGANSFAIKLAMSVTNLIFPSILLLGRSIDNPLGVRLTAVIAFVFTLLGYFAFRGYQQDRVDQYLDEELLPALVTV
- a CDS encoding metallophosphoesterase, yielding MHKFLKGIAYFLGGLLVIALALGIYLIIPRKGVTSTELWNHKEAYNPGDIASLSMEEGEDFKILVMADIQLESNPVKDRQALKLIRDMVEKTEPDFIMTVGDNTTSIFSDNRAKLVIKTLSSFGIPWGVVLGNHDGEGRGDRAWHGNRYEEADNSLFKSGPSNIHGVGNYGVNIKSPDGDIIYSLLMMDSNRYREYPDGKDYDFIYFDQIQWYEWMVNGVEKSQGNPVPCIAFFHIPLPEFGLAVEAFNEGSLDEGSFGGVREGVFCPPVNSGLFDSMKELGSTTHIFNGHDHVNSLSVDWEGIRMTYALKTGPASYSDKDLQGGTVVTIQRGNHNIEVKHIDMSKG
- a CDS encoding NAD(P)H-dependent oxidoreductase subunit E, which codes for MEKKKITICMGSSCFSRGNKDNLKIIQDYLKENDSVDVLLKGALCQEKCSQGPVLYLGDTLHSSVDPDHLPDLLNSYINNCEGAET
- a CDS encoding [Fe-Fe] hydrogenase large subunit C-terminal domain-containing protein: MKLNPIYTEITECQDCYKCIRHCPVKSIKVEDGHAKIMEEDCILCGSCYLACPVGAKKIRNDLPRAQKAVKESDNVILSIAPSFVGEMPGITPQKMIHAAKMLGFSAVSETALGAQEVTRHTTQVLGSADKGIFISSACPTMVEYIRKYKAEYSHHVNDHLSPLLTHCSMLKDLYGEDCSIIFAGPCISKKREADLREDLLHTAISFDDLRIWFKQEGIDLESLTPDVDDSFVPHSSYDGASYPIEGGMLQSLRKQQVPIEDRQMLSFSNIHNMDSVLGDLELLGQDSPVFLELLACEGGCINGPSCISKAGTAVKKKQLADYADSRKLVIPEYKPCINIDFIRNIEESVSVSFDENEIGNALRRIGKYESADEKNCGACGYSTCREYAEACLNNRAEPDMCVSYLKTLSEKKADALIKAMPSGVVIVDSDMKIIECNRAFATLINDEAKAAYEVKPGLKGASLEKIIPFASVFQGVLSEEAVLTDQTFHLENKVFTGSIFTIEKNQAAGGIFQDVTLPWVQKDQVIKQAQKVMENSISTVQQIAFLLGENAAQSEIMLNSIVTSFDPEREAEHDE